One segment of Anatilimnocola aggregata DNA contains the following:
- a CDS encoding DUF1592 domain-containing protein, which produces MALRVRIWLTSAALFLTGNLLSCSLAHAEESSFQEDIRPLLQTRCEKCHGASEKSGNVNFATITDDKTAARQRKLWRKAIAQLEAGDMPPADAPQLKPGEKERLLAWLKRAVDNVDCNDPANRDPGPAVVRRLTMSEYNRTIRDLLGFEFDAGAAVGMTDDTSEGNSYGNLATALELPPTLLEKYFAAADQALDRLFETELRSSVSGQIRDQARNSREQLFSLKPGDWRAADYVVAPPAGMEPRTAARALITGLTRRAYRGQSTPTDVDRLLILFDRASAQQKSYGDSIRIMLKAILVSPKFLFRIEQDIANAKPGEIVPVTDHQLAARLSYFLWSSMPDDELLDLADRGRLTAAGPSTEPIKFSGKPISAPGSESHQGNNRDKVFDNDLLTQLDGPSANSYWVGLDLGKPQPIQRLRFAGRVAHEQRLVGGKFQASSTADFSDDVVELLTVDKAPARGWTSHDVPEIVERRYVRYVPPKNSFGNIAEFEVRGRGTGTVLEQQVQRLLSDRRARALTDNFAVHWLQIHKLPVARPSTEFFPEFNANVRQAMFAETTLFFDSLRREDRSVLDLLAADYTFANDELAKYYGLPAVTGKEMQRVTLQPGDHRGGLLGMGSILALTSHTSRTSPTMRGKWILEVIFGTPPPPPPANVSQIKEETGKNKKEAETFREKLAQHAQDASCAACHRKMDPLGFALDNFNAVGRWRDSLGDQPLDVSGELPTGEKLNGVADLKQIILARKDEFARNLSEQMLTYALGRELEDCDDCPVREIAGQLKVDDYRFSSLVTQIVKSYPFQYRRTNLSQ; this is translated from the coding sequence GTGGCACTCCGCGTTCGAATTTGGCTCACTAGTGCTGCTTTATTCCTGACAGGCAACCTGCTTTCTTGCTCGCTAGCGCATGCCGAGGAATCTAGTTTTCAAGAAGACATTCGCCCGCTACTGCAAACCCGCTGCGAAAAATGTCACGGAGCCAGTGAAAAGTCCGGCAACGTCAACTTCGCCACCATCACCGACGACAAAACGGCTGCCCGCCAACGCAAACTGTGGCGCAAGGCGATCGCGCAGCTTGAAGCGGGCGATATGCCCCCTGCCGACGCGCCGCAACTGAAGCCCGGCGAGAAGGAACGACTGCTCGCGTGGCTCAAGCGGGCCGTCGACAACGTCGATTGCAACGACCCGGCGAATCGCGACCCCGGACCAGCTGTCGTGCGGCGTTTGACCATGTCTGAATACAACCGCACGATCCGCGACCTGCTGGGCTTCGAGTTCGACGCAGGTGCAGCTGTTGGCATGACCGACGACACAAGTGAGGGGAACAGCTACGGCAATCTGGCTACCGCGCTCGAACTGCCGCCAACTTTGCTCGAAAAGTACTTCGCCGCTGCCGACCAGGCACTCGATCGCCTGTTCGAAACCGAACTCCGTTCATCGGTTTCCGGTCAGATTCGCGACCAGGCTCGCAACAGCCGCGAGCAACTCTTTTCGCTCAAGCCCGGCGATTGGCGCGCTGCCGATTATGTCGTCGCGCCGCCGGCTGGCATGGAACCGCGCACAGCGGCTCGCGCGCTCATTACTGGTTTGACTCGCCGCGCTTATCGCGGTCAGTCAACGCCCACCGATGTCGATCGCTTGCTGATTCTGTTCGACCGCGCCAGCGCTCAGCAGAAGAGCTACGGCGACTCCATCCGCATCATGCTCAAGGCGATTCTCGTCTCGCCGAAGTTTCTGTTTCGAATCGAGCAGGATATTGCAAACGCCAAGCCCGGCGAAATCGTGCCGGTGACCGATCATCAGTTGGCTGCGAGATTGTCGTATTTCCTTTGGTCGAGCATGCCGGACGACGAACTGCTTGATTTAGCAGATCGCGGCCGTTTAACCGCCGCCGGTCCTTCGACCGAACCGATCAAGTTCAGCGGCAAACCGATTTCCGCCCCCGGTTCCGAATCGCATCAAGGCAACAATCGAGACAAAGTCTTTGACAACGACCTGCTCACTCAACTCGATGGCCCCAGTGCCAACAGCTATTGGGTTGGCCTCGACTTGGGCAAACCACAACCTATTCAACGATTGCGTTTTGCCGGGCGCGTCGCCCACGAACAGCGCCTGGTAGGGGGCAAGTTTCAAGCTTCTAGCACAGCTGATTTCAGCGACGACGTGGTTGAACTGCTCACCGTCGATAAGGCTCCTGCGCGCGGGTGGACGAGTCACGACGTGCCGGAAATCGTCGAGCGGCGTTATGTCCGATATGTGCCGCCGAAGAATTCGTTCGGCAACATTGCCGAGTTCGAAGTTCGCGGCCGCGGAACGGGCACGGTGCTCGAACAGCAAGTGCAGCGACTCCTCAGCGATCGTCGCGCGCGGGCCCTCACCGATAACTTTGCGGTGCATTGGCTGCAGATTCACAAGTTACCCGTCGCGCGTCCGAGCACCGAGTTCTTTCCAGAGTTCAATGCCAACGTGCGACAAGCGATGTTCGCAGAGACGACGCTTTTCTTCGATTCGCTCCGCCGCGAGGACCGCAGCGTGCTGGATTTGCTTGCTGCCGATTACACGTTCGCCAACGATGAACTGGCGAAGTACTACGGCCTGCCTGCGGTCACAGGCAAAGAAATGCAACGCGTCACGCTGCAACCCGGCGATCATCGTGGCGGACTGCTTGGTATGGGAAGCATCCTCGCACTGACCTCACACACTTCCCGAACCAGCCCAACGATGCGCGGCAAATGGATTCTCGAAGTGATCTTCGGTACGCCGCCCCCACCGCCGCCGGCTAACGTGAGTCAGATCAAAGAAGAGACCGGCAAAAACAAGAAGGAAGCGGAGACGTTCCGCGAAAAGCTCGCACAACATGCCCAAGATGCTTCGTGCGCAGCGTGCCATCGCAAAATGGATCCCCTCGGCTTCGCGCTCGATAATTTCAACGCGGTCGGTCGCTGGCGCGATTCGCTGGGCGATCAGCCGCTCGATGTTTCGGGCGAATTGCCCACCGGCGAGAAGCTCAACGGCGTGGCCGATTTGAAGCAGATCATCCTCGCGCGCAAGGACGAATTCGCCCGCAATTTGAGCGAGCAAATGTTAACGTATGCCCTCGGTCGCGAACTGGAAGACTGCGACGATTGCCCCGTGCGCGAAATTGCCGGGCAATTAAAGGTGGACGACTATCGTTTTTCTTCTCTCGTCACCCAGATCGTGAAGAGTTATCCTTTCCAATACCGCCGCACGAACTTAAGCCAATAG
- a CDS encoding SDR family oxidoreductase: protein MAKLIVGCGYLGKRVLQLWQTAGEKVYATTRSTERAAEWSRNGVVPLVADITQPIAADVPSDIDTVLFAVGFDAKAGHSIHEVYVDGLARVIDWLPASIRRFIYISSTGVYGSFAGEWIDEESPCEPLREGGKACLAAEQRLAASKFAAQSVALRLAGIYGPDRIPRAKDLLAGQMIDAAPGGYLNLIHVMDAARIVLLAEQRPTSSRLLVADGHPVIRGEYYAELARLLQAPPPNFVQSPGESAVAKRGSADKRVNNSRLMKELAPQFQFPDYRAGLADAVEHWKQSDAANL from the coding sequence TTGGCGAAGTTGATTGTCGGCTGTGGTTATCTGGGCAAACGAGTCTTGCAACTGTGGCAAACTGCGGGGGAGAAGGTGTATGCCACGACGCGCTCAACAGAACGAGCCGCAGAATGGTCGCGGAATGGCGTCGTGCCCTTGGTGGCAGACATCACGCAGCCGATTGCGGCAGACGTTCCCAGCGATATCGATACGGTGCTGTTTGCCGTCGGCTTCGATGCCAAGGCAGGCCACTCAATTCACGAGGTGTATGTTGATGGTCTAGCGCGAGTGATCGATTGGCTCCCCGCTTCGATTCGTCGCTTCATTTACATCAGTTCGACCGGTGTCTACGGTTCGTTCGCCGGCGAATGGATCGACGAAGAGTCCCCCTGCGAACCACTGCGCGAGGGGGGCAAAGCTTGCCTGGCTGCCGAGCAGCGGTTGGCAGCGTCGAAGTTCGCCGCGCAAAGTGTCGCGCTACGGCTGGCGGGCATTTACGGTCCCGATCGAATTCCGCGAGCGAAGGATCTGCTCGCGGGGCAAATGATTGACGCGGCACCGGGCGGCTATCTGAATTTGATTCATGTAATGGATGCCGCGCGGATCGTACTCCTGGCGGAACAGCGGCCGACTTCGTCTCGGCTGCTGGTAGCCGATGGCCATCCGGTGATTCGGGGAGAGTATTACGCCGAACTGGCGCGGTTGCTGCAAGCGCCGCCACCAAATTTTGTTCAGTCGCCGGGCGAGTCAGCCGTGGCAAAACGTGGCTCCGCTGATAAGCGCGTGAATAACAGTCGACTGATGAAAGAACTTGCGCCGCAGTTTCAATTTCCCGATTACCGCGCCGGGCTGGCGGATGCTGTTGAGCACTGGAAACAAAGCGACGCCGCGAACCTTTGA
- a CDS encoding aminotransferase class I/II-fold pyridoxal phosphate-dependent enzyme has translation MTAPSTPFKIQLADRLVKLPPYVLARVNALRDAKRQAGQDVIDLGMGNPSEPPQDIVINKLNEAARDPNNHGYSKATGILNLKREVSAKYFKKFGVRLDPESEVCVTIGSKEGFSHMLLATVGPGDNVIIPAPFFPAHKYAVAMAGASVISLEVSNHERFLSNIAFTCEHLSPVPKLVVFNYPHNPSSVTVEPEFWVEVVKLAKRYGFMVISDFAYADVAFDGYQPPSFLAAPGAKEVGVEFTTMSKGYNMAGWRVGFCCGNPEMVKALGVIKGYYDYGLFQAIQIAAIVALRHTDAAVESQSRLYQARRDLLLDGLRKQGWQVPTPRAGMFVWGKYPEPWASQMNSVEFAMYMLEHANVALSPGTGFGAAGEGHCRMALVENENRLKQALRQMARCLERDTRPPLAEKPANGVPKAAIAT, from the coding sequence ATGACTGCTCCATCGACTCCTTTCAAAATTCAATTGGCCGATCGCCTCGTTAAGTTGCCGCCGTATGTGCTGGCACGGGTGAACGCCCTCCGCGATGCCAAACGGCAAGCTGGGCAAGATGTGATCGACCTGGGAATGGGCAACCCCAGCGAACCGCCGCAAGACATCGTCATCAACAAGCTGAACGAGGCTGCGCGCGACCCGAATAACCACGGCTACAGCAAGGCCACGGGTATTCTCAATTTGAAGCGAGAAGTCTCGGCCAAGTATTTTAAGAAGTTCGGCGTGCGGCTGGATCCTGAGAGCGAAGTCTGCGTGACGATCGGCTCGAAGGAAGGCTTTAGCCACATGCTGCTGGCGACCGTTGGTCCCGGCGACAACGTGATTATTCCCGCACCGTTTTTCCCTGCGCACAAGTATGCCGTCGCCATGGCCGGCGCTAGCGTGATTTCGCTGGAAGTTTCCAATCACGAGCGGTTCCTCTCCAATATCGCCTTCACGTGCGAGCATTTATCGCCCGTGCCCAAACTGGTGGTGTTTAACTATCCTCACAATCCGTCGAGCGTCACGGTCGAGCCCGAATTCTGGGTCGAAGTGGTTAAGCTGGCGAAGCGCTATGGCTTTATGGTGATCAGCGATTTCGCCTACGCAGATGTCGCCTTCGATGGCTATCAGCCCCCGAGCTTTCTGGCGGCTCCAGGTGCGAAGGAGGTGGGCGTCGAGTTCACCACCATGAGCAAGGGATACAACATGGCCGGCTGGCGAGTCGGCTTTTGCTGTGGCAATCCGGAAATGGTGAAGGCCCTGGGAGTTATCAAAGGGTATTACGACTACGGCCTGTTCCAGGCGATTCAAATTGCCGCGATCGTGGCGCTGCGGCACACCGATGCAGCCGTTGAGTCGCAATCGCGCTTGTATCAGGCCCGTCGCGATTTGCTGCTGGATGGCCTGCGCAAGCAAGGCTGGCAAGTTCCCACGCCGCGAGCTGGCATGTTTGTTTGGGGTAAATACCCCGAACCGTGGGCGAGCCAGATGAACTCGGTCGAATTCGCGATGTACATGCTCGAGCATGCAAACGTCGCGCTCAGCCCGGGTACGGGTTTTGGAGCTGCTGGCGAAGGTCATTGCCGGATGGCACTCGTCGAAAACGAGAATCGCCTGAAGCAGGCGCTGCGGCAGATGGCCCGTTGCCTGGAACGGGACACCCGCCCGCCATTGGCCGAAAAACCAGCGAATGGCGTCCCTAAAGCGGCCATTGCCACTTAG
- the carA gene encoding glutamine-hydrolyzing carbamoyl-phosphate synthase small subunit: MSQPAKLALEDGTVFTGVAFGAIGEIDGEVCFNTSMTGYQEILTDPSYRGQIVTMTYTEIGNYGVNREDLESGKPHLAGFVVKEFAEKPSNFRAEESLDSYLKKHNIVGLAGIDTRALVRRLRNRGAMKGVISSVDLNDESLVQKAKTSPGLVGRDLVREVLPTQPRDWNEKLSSWAKLPIEPNPAFDDQRFHVIALDYGMKWNIARHLTDEGCKVTILPGTSTAEEVLARNPDGVFLSNGPGDPEPLHYAQDCIRGVLGKVPVFGICLGHQLLGLACGAKTFKLKFGHRGANQPVQNLDTSKIEITSQNHGFAVEEESLPTCLEITHRNLNDNTVAGLRHKEVPAFSVQYHPESSAGPHDSRYLFRQFRELMAAAKGVSAS; encoded by the coding sequence ATGTCGCAACCGGCAAAGCTTGCCTTGGAAGATGGCACGGTTTTCACTGGCGTCGCGTTTGGCGCGATCGGCGAGATCGACGGCGAGGTTTGCTTCAACACCTCGATGACCGGTTATCAGGAGATTTTGACCGATCCCAGCTACCGCGGGCAGATCGTGACGATGACCTACACCGAAATTGGCAACTACGGTGTGAATCGCGAGGATCTGGAAAGTGGGAAACCCCACCTGGCTGGTTTTGTCGTGAAAGAATTTGCCGAGAAGCCGAGCAATTTTCGCGCAGAAGAATCGCTCGACTCCTATCTGAAGAAACACAACATCGTCGGACTCGCTGGCATCGACACGCGGGCGCTCGTCCGCCGCTTGCGCAATCGCGGTGCAATGAAGGGCGTCATCAGCAGTGTCGACTTGAACGACGAGAGCCTGGTACAGAAGGCGAAGACCAGCCCTGGTCTCGTCGGGCGCGATCTCGTTCGCGAAGTGCTCCCCACACAGCCACGTGATTGGAATGAGAAACTGAGCAGTTGGGCTAAGTTGCCCATTGAGCCCAATCCAGCTTTCGACGATCAACGGTTTCACGTTATCGCGCTCGACTATGGCATGAAGTGGAACATTGCCCGCCATCTAACCGACGAAGGCTGCAAGGTCACCATCCTGCCGGGCACGTCGACGGCTGAAGAAGTGCTGGCAAGAAATCCCGATGGCGTCTTCTTGTCGAATGGCCCCGGCGACCCCGAACCATTGCACTACGCGCAGGATTGCATTCGCGGCGTACTGGGCAAAGTGCCGGTCTTTGGTATTTGCTTAGGGCATCAGCTGCTGGGGCTCGCCTGCGGCGCGAAGACATTTAAGCTCAAGTTTGGTCATCGCGGCGCGAATCAACCCGTGCAGAACCTCGATACCAGCAAGATCGAAATTACGTCGCAAAATCACGGCTTTGCGGTCGAGGAAGAATCGCTGCCGACGTGCCTTGAGATCACGCACCGCAACTTGAACGACAACACCGTCGCCGGCCTGCGACACAAAGAAGTCCCCGCCTTCAGCGTACAGTACCACCCCGAGTCGTCTGCCGGCCCACACGACAGCCGCTATCTATTCCGCCAATTCCGCGAATTAATGGCTGCGGCCAAGGGCGTGAGTGCGAGCTAA
- a CDS encoding thioredoxin family protein, whose product MFQQSCYRVFPLAALSLALAMAISIAQAGKYNKTLSIGDAAPGWTDLKDPSGKTHSQADLKDKDVIIVAFLCNTCEYAVAVEDRMNALHKKLAANGKCAIVAINPNKVEGDSLEKMAEKIKEKSFQFAYVHDDDAQSTAKAFGATRTPEFFVLNKDRKIVYMGALDDNPDEAKAQRNYIHEAVGAALAGKAPEVTETVPIGCTVRYQRDRRKKTE is encoded by the coding sequence ATGTTTCAACAATCTTGCTATCGAGTGTTCCCACTCGCGGCCCTCAGCCTCGCGCTCGCGATGGCCATTTCAATTGCCCAGGCGGGAAAATACAACAAGACTTTAAGCATTGGCGATGCCGCCCCAGGCTGGACGGACTTGAAAGATCCTTCAGGCAAGACTCACTCGCAGGCTGATCTTAAAGACAAAGACGTCATCATCGTGGCCTTTCTCTGCAATACGTGCGAGTACGCGGTGGCCGTCGAAGATCGGATGAATGCCCTGCACAAGAAACTCGCCGCCAACGGCAAGTGTGCGATTGTTGCCATCAATCCCAACAAGGTCGAAGGGGATTCGCTGGAAAAGATGGCCGAGAAAATCAAGGAAAAGAGCTTTCAGTTTGCCTACGTCCACGATGACGACGCCCAGTCAACCGCCAAGGCCTTTGGGGCCACACGCACGCCCGAGTTCTTCGTCCTGAACAAGGATCGCAAAATCGTCTACATGGGGGCGCTCGACGATAACCCGGACGAAGCCAAGGCCCAGCGTAACTACATCCACGAAGCGGTCGGTGCCGCACTCGCCGGCAAAGCTCCCGAAGTGACTGAGACTGTGCCGATTGGCTGCACGGTGCGCTATCAACGCGACCGCCGGAAGAAGACAGAGTAA